In the genome of Nakaseomyces glabratus chromosome K, complete sequence, the window CAGTTGGTAAATACAGTTATAAAAGTACCAAATTTGTTGCTAAAACAGGATACCAAGCTGGCAAGTCACATTACCAAAACAGTAAAGCAAAAAGGGAGGGAAGAAGCCAAGAAGGCAGCGATGATAGTGGACAGACCACTCCAAATGTTCATATTAACTACAAAGATCCATCTGCATTCCCACCACCACCAGTAAAACCAGGACAGTTGCAATATCATGGCAGTTCCGGAAATTCTGCTAACGGAAGTAGTGCGACGATTCCTACTCTTTCAAATACAAACAACACAGCACAACTAAATGAACAACCCTATATGAATCAAATAAATAGTTCCAACCAAATTTACTCAAGGCCACAAATGGCAATCCCAGAACAACAAGTTGCAACCCCAGAGCAGCAAATGAATTCTACAACATTGCCATCTCAACCCCAAATGGCAGTACCATCACAACAAGAGCACATTCATATACAGCCTTCGAACCCCCAGCAACTACCATCCAATTATAAGCCTCAGGAACAATATTTACAGAGTGAACAACTAAATATCTCTGATAGGCATGCACCTCAACCTATGGAGAGACCAGCAATGCCGTTACCACAGCACGGAAATGTGCCACCTTTAACAACTGAAAATGTTCATCCCAATATAGAAGCTGATATTTCATCACCTGCAGTTGGTCCTCAATTCGAAGTTAAACCTTATGACTGGGAAGAACAGAAAACTACTAAAATTGAGATACCACAGGTAGATTTAACCAGTATCCCACCTCCCCCCACACATAGAGACAGAAATACAAGTAGACAAGGATCTAATAGCACACCACCTTCTAGAACACATACAGGTAACAATACATCTACAGCCTCTGTCACAACAACGGGAATTGTCGACGGGAACCTTGAATCGAACCAAGAACACACGCCAAAGCCAGCAATATTAGGCGAGTATGATGATACTTTGAATGTTGCTTATGCTCCTCCTCCCAAACCATTTAGAAGAGCGACAAATAACTCTTCAGATCTAAAACTATCCGGTGCTCAAAACACCAAGACTCCCCCACCTCCTGTAGTTTTAACCAACAAGTCAGCCGAGAGACCTAATTCGAGCAATGTAATGCCATCATTACCTTTAAGGCAAATGAACACCAAGGCCAATAGCTCTGAAAATTTACCAAAAGCTAAAATTTTAGGTGAATACGAAACCAATGTGGATGTGGGTATTGCGCCTCCACCTAGACCTACCTACAGAAAGACTGATACTGAGGCAAACCCTCCAAATAGACCATTAAGCAGATCTACTACCGAACACAAAATGAGTAGCATATCAAGAGATAATTATAATTCCATTAAATCCAGTTCTGTCAAACCTCCAGTACCAAAGAGGAATACTGGGGAGAGAGAAGGAGCACAAGAACTTAAAGCTGACATAGCTGAAAGAAGCCAAGAGATTACACCCACCCCAGGTATTTCAGGTATTTATAACTTAGACAAGAAAATTGATTTTGCACCACCTCCAAAACCCTTCAGAAGGGCTCAAACGTCATCTGATATTCCTCAGAAGTCCTCTCTTGTAACAGATGAATCTAATATCAGTGTCCCAAATAAATCACAACAGCCTAtgcaagaaaaagataGTATCAAAAATGCCACGCCACTCTATATACCACCTAGCAATAATATTAACTTCCCCCCACCACCCAAACCACATAATAAATCTCTAGAAGAGAGTCATACTCCTTCAAATAAGTTATCTGAGAAACCGAAACCTCCGAAGAAACCAGAACAACTGAAGGATTTGAATTTATCTACCCAACAAGCTGATAAGAACATGAAGAATAAGGATCAGTTGTTTGATAACAAAAATGAGTTATTGAGCAccataaaaaataaaaaaaggcCGGCGCCTATACCCAAACCCAAACCTAAAAGTTTAACTTCAGAAGGTAACCATATGAATTTGAACACTGAAAAGGGAAAAGAAACTACAATAGAAAAACCTGACGAGTCAAAATTTTTACCAATTTCGAGTTTTCCACCTCCACCAAAGCCATTTAAACGTGAAGAGCTCTCAAAGGAGGTAGTAGATAGTGTAGGAGAAACTGCGGATTTTACAAAGCCAAAAAGAGCTGGACAGTTAGAATCAACTCAGACCGAGaaatcaaattcaaaaggaAAAGCACCACCACCTGTTCCAAAGAAGCGTAATGCACAGTCAAAATCCAGCCCTAGCCTAGAAGGGAGTGAGGATAACCCATTTTCAAAGTATTTAAAGGACGCAGTTCCTAACGAGCCTGATCGCTTacataaataataatgccccaattaaaaatacaatCAATATGAGCAACGAATATCTTACGTATCTTCGAAAGATCTAACTCattttatataataaaaacacTAATGAAAACTGGATAAGAATTACTACTATATCTATTATTTAAGTGGTTTATATCA includes:
- the AIM3 gene encoding Aim3p (CAGL0K12320g~Ortholog(s) have role in actin cortical patch assembly, barbed-end actin filament capping and actin cortical patch, membrane raft localization); the protein is MSEFWNNNKDTIGAGLKTVGKYSYKSTKFVAKTGYQAGKSHYQNSKAKREGRSQEGSDDSGQTTPNVHINYKDPSAFPPPPVKPGQLQYHGSSGNSANGSSATIPTLSNTNNTAQLNEQPYMNQINSSNQIYSRPQMAIPEQQVATPEQQMNSTTLPSQPQMAVPSQQEHIHIQPSNPQQLPSNYKPQEQYLQSEQLNISDRHAPQPMERPAMPLPQHGNVPPLTTENVHPNIEADISSPAVGPQFEVKPYDWEEQKTTKIEIPQVDLTSIPPPPTHRDRNTSRQGSNSTPPSRTHTGNNTSTASVTTTGIVDGNLESNQEHTPKPAILGEYDDTLNVAYAPPPKPFRRATNNSSDLKLSGAQNTKTPPPPVVLTNKSAERPNSSNVMPSLPLRQMNTKANSSENLPKAKILGEYETNVDVGIAPPPRPTYRKTDTEANPPNRPLSRSTTEHKMSSISRDNYNSIKSSSVKPPVPKRNTGEREGAQELKADIAERSQEITPTPGISGIYNLDKKIDFAPPPKPFRRAQTSSDIPQKSSLVTDESNISVPNKSQQPMQEKDSIKNATPLYIPPSNNINFPPPPKPHNKSLEESHTPSNKLSEKPKPPKKPEQLKDLNLSTQQADKNMKNKDQLFDNKNELLSTIKNKKRPAPIPKPKPKSLTSEGNHMNLNTEKGKETTIEKPDESKFLPISSFPPPPKPFKREELSKEVVDSVGETADFTKPKRAGQLESTQTEKSNSKGKAPPPVPKKRNAQSKSSPSLEGSEDNPFSKYLKDAVPNEPDRLHK